In Brevibacterium pigmentatum, the sequence GAAGACTCCGAAAGCCGATCCGCCGAAGATCGAAAACGTCGAATCTCTCGACCCCGAGGGCGATGGATCGGAACACGACAGTGAAGTCGAGAACGTCATTCCCAAGACCGAAGGGTCCTGGAACACCGACAGGTACAACTCAGCGAGCTTCGGCAATCTCAAATCAGGTGTCGGTCTGCTCTTCGAGTTCGAGGACGAGACCACCATCAGCAGGGTCAAGGTGGCGTCGGGGAACTCCGGAGGCAAGTTCGAGATCCGCGACGGAGACGACCCAGAGGACGCGAAGGTCATCGGCGAAGGCGTCTTCGATGCCGAAGGCGCTGTCACCGTGGAATTCGATGAGGAGGTCGAGACCGACAAGCTCATCCTCTGGATCACCGACCTGCCGCAGACCGACGGCGGCTTCAAGGCCACCATCAGCTCCGTCAAGTTCTCATGAACCAACGGATGGATCTCGCCCCTGTTGCAGGTGCGGAATAGTCCCCGGCACCGTACCGTTATAGATACGAACGTCATTCGGCGCGGCGCTCAACGGCCCGCCGAGCAGAGCAGAGAGAAGCAGGGACCTTTTCACATGACTGATACTCAACTGGTGATCATAGGATCGGGGCCGGCCGGTTACACCGCAGCCGTCTACGCAGCCCGCGCGAACCTCTCACCGGTCGTCATCGCCGGATCGGTGACCGCAGGCGGCGAACTGATGAACACCACCGATGTCGAGAACTTTCCCGGATTCCCCGCCGGTGTGCAGGGTCCGGAACTCATGGAGAGCATGCGTGAGCAGGCCGAGAAGTTCGGAGCCGAAGTCATCTACGACGACGTCGAGACCCTCAAGCTCAACCCGGGTGCTCACGAGATCGAGACAGCTCTGGGTGCGCGCTACACCGCAAAGGCGGTGATCCTTGCAACCGGTTCGGCATATCGCGAGCTCGGCCTCCCGAACGAAAAGAAGCTCTCCGGTCACGGAGTCAGCTGGTGCGCTACCTGTGACGGCTTCTTCTTCCGCGACCAGCACATCGCTGTCATCGGCGGTGGCGACTCAGCTCTCGAGGAGGCGACCTTCCTCACCCGTTTCGCATCCAAGGTCACTCTCGTTCACCGCCGGCAGGAGCTGCGTGCTTCGCAGGCCATGCAGGATCGTGCGAACGCCGATGAGAAGCTCGAGTTCCTTCTCGACTCCGAAGTCGCCGAAGTCCATGGTGAGGACTCGCTCACCGGTCTGACCATCAGGAACACCGTCACAGGGGAGACCTCTGAGCTTCCCGTGACCGGCATGTTCGTCGCCATCGGATCCGACCCGCGTACCAGCCTGTTCGCCGATCAGCTCGAGATGCGCGCCGACGGATATCTCAGCGTCGACGGCCGCACCTCGAAGACGTCCGTCGAAGGCGTCTTCGCTGCCGGCGACGTCATCGACTCCGTCTACCGTCAGGCGATCACTGCCGCGGGATCGGGATGTTCGGCAGCGCTCGACGCCGAACATTACCTCGGTGATCTCGAGGCGGCCTCCAAGCCGGCTGTGGCCGAAGCAGCTGCAGCCGAAGCTCCTGTCGCTTCCTGACCCCGAAGCGTCCGCTCGCACCTCTGCCTACCGAACAGATCAGCCCGAGCGGATCCGCAGGGGAATGAAAGCCCCAGTCCCACTGTTCTGCTAGAGACATTGGTTGTGAAGGAAGGTTACTCATGTCGACAGAAGTCACTGACGCAACGTTCGAAGAGAACGTACTGAAGTCCGACAAGCCCGTGCTCGTCGATTTCTGGGCTCCTTGGTGCGGCCCCTGCCGTATGGTCAGCCCGATCGTTGACCAGATCGCTGAAGAGCACGGAGACAAGCTCAACGTGGTCAAGGTCAACACCGACGAGAACCTTGAGACCGCGAGCACCTACGGAATCACGTCGATTCCGGCGCTCTACGTGTTCAAGGACGGCGAGGTCGCCAAGACGATCATCGGCGCACGTCCGAAGCCGGCCCTTGAGGATGAGCTCTCCGACTTCATCTGATCGAGTTCTAAGGCGCCTGTTGTAATATCAACAGGCGCCTTAGGCATTTCCGGGCGCCGCCCGACACTGACCCAAGAACCGCATCATCGAAGATTGGCAACGCATTGACGAACACGAACTTACCGCGCTACACGCGTGGCGACATTTCCGAGATGCTGCCTAATATCAAAACACAGATGGCCCGGTTGGGACTCCATGTCGGAGATGCCGAGACCGCGGATTTCGATCGAGCCTTTGAACTCGGAGTCAGGCAGTTCCAGCAGGACCGCGGGATCCTCTGCGACGGTGTACTGGGCCCTGAGACGTTTTCAGAGCTCGAGCAGGCTCGATATCAGCTCGGCGACCGAGTCCTCCGATTTGACCCCGTCAGGGTCCTTACGGGCGATGATGTCGTCAACCTCCAGACCAAGCTCGCGGGGCTGGGCTTCTATCCGGGCCGAATCGACGCAGAATACGCCGCCCTCACCGAGACGGCGGTCAAAGAGCTGCAGATGAGCCTCGGCACCAAAGTCGATGGCGTGACCGGTCCGCAGACTCTGCGCGGACTCGACGCGATCGACCGTAATCAGGACACCGGCAACCTCTTTGCTCTTCAGGAGCGCGCACGCGTAGCGGCTTCGGGAACTTCGCTCGTGGGCCGAACCTTCGTCATCGAGGCGGCAACTACAGTTGTAGATTTCCAGAATCTGCCGATGACCGATGAGCAGGCGGCTCTCGAGCGTCAGATCACTTCAGATATAGCAAGTCGACTTGTCGGTCGACTGGAAGCGATCGGAGCCGGGGCGCTCCTTCTGGAAGGGGATGCCGTCGAGGTCAATCGAGCAGACACGCTTGGGGCATCGGCGGTTGTTACCGTGACTGCGGATGTCAGCAAGTCCAAGGATG encodes:
- a CDS encoding N-acetylmuramoyl-L-alanine amidase, translated to MLPNIKTQMARLGLHVGDAETADFDRAFELGVRQFQQDRGILCDGVLGPETFSELEQARYQLGDRVLRFDPVRVLTGDDVVNLQTKLAGLGFYPGRIDAEYAALTETAVKELQMSLGTKVDGVTGPQTLRGLDAIDRNQDTGNLFALQERARVAASGTSLVGRTFVIEAATTVVDFQNLPMTDEQAALERQITSDIASRLVGRLEAIGAGALLLEGDAVEVNRADTLGASAVVTVTADVSKSKDANGIATFYFGHERQSDMNSPTGQKLAELIQGEVVARTGMLDCRTHARTWSSLKRLRTPKVHVVSGYLTNQDDLENLQDPHVRDAIADGIAAALQRLYILEDKDPQTGTLSLDAIKALN
- the trxA gene encoding thioredoxin encodes the protein MSTEVTDATFEENVLKSDKPVLVDFWAPWCGPCRMVSPIVDQIAEEHGDKLNVVKVNTDENLETASTYGITSIPALYVFKDGEVAKTIIGARPKPALEDELSDFI
- the trxB gene encoding thioredoxin-disulfide reductase produces the protein MTDTQLVIIGSGPAGYTAAVYAARANLSPVVIAGSVTAGGELMNTTDVENFPGFPAGVQGPELMESMREQAEKFGAEVIYDDVETLKLNPGAHEIETALGARYTAKAVILATGSAYRELGLPNEKKLSGHGVSWCATCDGFFFRDQHIAVIGGGDSALEEATFLTRFASKVTLVHRRQELRASQAMQDRANADEKLEFLLDSEVAEVHGEDSLTGLTIRNTVTGETSELPVTGMFVAIGSDPRTSLFADQLEMRADGYLSVDGRTSKTSVEGVFAAGDVIDSVYRQAITAAGSGCSAALDAEHYLGDLEAASKPAVAEAAAAEAPVAS